TTGCGCTATTTCTTTTGCGGTGATTGTCTTTACCATCTCATTCCTCCTGTTTTGCTTTGATTTTTAGAATGTCAATGTAATGTCTGCATCGCTTGCGAAGTGAAGGAATGAAGCTGCTCCACCAACGTCAATGCCATCAACGAACTGGTCTTTTTGAAGAGACATTACGTCCATTGTCATCTGGCAGGCAATCATCTTGACGCCCATTTCAGCTGCCATTTCAACAAGCTGCTCAACTGGAGGAACGTTTTCCCTTGCGAAACCTTCCTGGAAGTGCTCTGTTCCTGCTGGCATAGGAAGTTGTTTGTGCGCTTCCTTATGGATCAGGTTAAGCCCTTCAAATGTGAAGAAAATTCCTACTTCTGCATCTGTTGCTGCTGCCGCAGTCGCGATATTGAATACTTTATATGCATCGAACATTCCGCCGTTAGAGGCGATGATAGCTACTTTCATTATTTGGTTCCTCCTTATTTTTCAACTGATGTTTCGGTAGGGCCTGTCCAGTCCTTCATTCCCGAAACAACATTAATTGGTTTCTTAAATCCTTTTTCAGCAAGCTTTTTCGCTGCCATATCACTTCTTGATCCAGAACGGCAAATGATGTAGACATCCTCTTCAGGATTCAATTCATTGAAACGCTGCTCCAGTTCTCCAAGCGGGATTGATTTTGCATTTGGAATGTGTCCAAAAGCATACTCAGCAGATTCCCTTACATCGAGAATGGTTAACTTCTCTTCGCCTTCCAGCTTAGCCAGCACTTCTTCAAGTGTAGCTGTATGTGGGTGTGGCGATTCATTGTTCATTGCTTCTTCACTGGCTTTGCGAAGATAATGCTTGAGCACATCTCCATCAGTGATCGTACCAAGGTATTGATTGCCAGTACTTTCAGCCCATGCTTTCAGATCGGTTGTTGAACCTTTATCAGTAGCCTGTACTTCAATAACTTGTCCAGGCTCCAGTTCATTCATGGTTTTCTTCGTCCTGACAATCGGCATCGGGCAAGCAAGACCTTTTGCATCAAGTACTTTATCCGCAGAAATTGACATAGTAATCCCCCTTCCTAAAGTTTAGTATTCATGAATTAACGGATTCCATACTGCAAAAATCCTCTCTAGTTTATATACCCTATACGGTAAAAACTATGCGTATATTGTAAAAAAAATAAAAAGAAACAGCAACCATTTAGTCTTGGCTGCTGCTTCCTGCTTATCATTTGTTTAAGCCCCTCTTCGTAACCTTGTTGCTCTTATTGTTCAATCCTCCCGTTCACCAGCAACCTCTTCCATGTCTTACCACCATCTACAGACTCGTATAAATCATTCAGGATGGTCATGAAAGCGATCCTCCCCTCCTGACGCGGGTCTGCGGATATATATGTGATCGGGTTATCATGATTAAGGTGCGGGATTGTCAGTTTCTCCGCTTTCCCTGTCCCTTCCGCTTCCAGCCTGAACAGTTGGATTGTTTGCTGATGAACCGGGGAGATGTATAGATATTTCTTTGAGAAGGCTGCGGCTGTGACCAGTTCGTATTGTCCGGCTCTGTTCATGTTCTTTCCAAAATCATCCGAAATGAAGACACCATCCTTTGTTGCCATTGCAAAGGTACCCCCTTTTTCCGGGTGTACTGCCATCATTCCAAGCGTACTTGACTCCAGTCCTTTCATCTCAACCGGCTCCCAGCTGTTTGCTTGATCTCTGGATAGATAGACGCCTCTTTCCATTTTGGAATTAGCCGCTTCATTGATTAAATAAAGGCTGCTGTTATAATAGCCTGCAGAAAGGAAGTGAAAATCACTTTCGCCATAAAAAGCAATTTTTTCAAGCGTCCTCCCCTTATCCGTACTTTTCACAAGGCCAAGGGGGTCCTTCAAATCCTCACCTTTCTCTGGATGCCCACTTGCAAAGAAGCCGTCTTCTGTAGCCTGGAAACCCATGTAATCATGGTTTTGCGCAGCGGTTTCCAGCCATTCCCCATCCTTGTATATCTTCAGGCCATTGTGCGAGGCAACATAAAGGCCATCATCATTACCTGGATAGCCAATTCCATGTACATGCTCTATTTTTTGCGGAGTTGCTTTTCTGATGAACTCTTCTTCTGAAATATCACTGGTGATGTCCTGCTGGTCTTCCGCTTGTTTCTTCTTTTCCTGGTCACCCTGATTTTCCGCTTGTTCCCTCGGTTCCTGGGTATCCTGGTTCTTCGCTTTTTCCTTCGTTTCCTGCTGTTCCTCCTGGTCAGCACAGCCTGTTAAAATCAGTGCCATGAAGGCGAATGCTGCAGCCAAGAGCTTGTTTCTATATCTCATTCTGCTTCCTCCGTTTTTCTTTTCTTCATTTTCATTTTCCAATAATAGTAGCAGACACCTGCCAAGAGCGCAAAGACAGCCATTGCAAGCTGATACTCCGATTTCCAGCCAAGCATGGTATTGACTGAATAGGCTTCGATGAAGAGTGCAGGAATTTTTCCAATCGTACTGGATACCATGAATGCAGATGCTCCCATTTTGCTGAAAGAAGCAGCAAGCGTCACTAAACCTGAAGGAGCGAATGGGAAAAGCCTCAATAAAATCACGAGGACAAACGCCTCAGTGCCAGCCGTGTTCTTAAGACGTTCTAAACTCTTTATCGATTTCGAGCTTGGGACTTTTTGCGAAAGCTTTTTTATTCCTTTTCGATAAAGAAAGAAGCTGATGATCGCCCCTGCAGCCTCTCCAATGATTGAAAGGACAAGACCGCCACCAAAACCAAAATAAATGATATTCGCAGCGGTTACAAACGCACTGGGGATGACCCCCAGGACTGAAATGGTGATACTGACTCCAAGGCTGATGAAAATTGCAACCCAGACCGGCTGGCTCGATAAAGTTTCTAATAATGTCATTTGTATGCCTCCGGTAAAAAATCCATAAATTTGTCACTGCTTCTGCTAAGTTTTTGCAAACTGTCCCACTAAAATAACCATATGAAACGAAAGGAGCTGACCAAGGCATGAAAAAACTGATCTTAAGTTTTTTAGGCGCAGCATTAATTTTAGGAGCCAGTACTGCTGCCTTCGCAGAAGAAGGGACAGACGGTAAGGGTACTTTTAATTTTGGGCAAATGAAGCCTTTGATCGAAAAGATGCACCCAGGCCTCTCCGCTGAAGAGGTCAAGCAAATGTACAATGATTGCCACGGAACAAACGGTGCCATGCAGAGTAAAAACTTTAATATGATGGATAACAACCATATGGATATCATTGATTGAAGTGGTTGTTTCCTGTCACGAATTAGGGTTCTGGAAAAAATCCAGAGCCTTTTTCTTATGTACTTGATTTATTTTAGCTAAAAATATTTTTTAATGCATTAAAAAACAACCCGACCAAAATGGCCCAGGCTGTTTCAAAAACTCCTTAAACTAAAGCTTTATTAAGTTCATGCTGTGATGGCAAATCGGCGATCATCGTGCCGTTTTGTGAATGCTGCGATGGCAAATCGGCGATCATCGTACCGTCCTGCGAATGCTGGGATGGCAAATCAGCAATCATCGTACCGTCCTGTGAATGCTGGGAAGGCAGATCGGCGATCATCGTGCCGTTTTGTGAATGCTGCGATGGCAAATCGGCGATCATCGTGCCGGTATGCGAATGCTGGGATGGCAGGTCGGCCAGGTTCTTATCCGCTGAATTCCAACCGAACATTCCTGCAACAAAAGCTGCTATAAGGGGCAGAATTAATGTTCTCTTCATTTTATACCTCCTAAGCCTAGGTGTAACTATTAACAATACTTCAATAATTTTTCCATTTCATCTCTTACTAAACTAGCAAACTTGTCATTCTTCTGCAGCTTGAAAATCGTGACTGCTTTTTCAAGATATTCCTTGCCTTTGTTTTCTTTACCCAATTTGATGTAATTCATGCCTGTTTGATAATAAAGTTCTCCAAATAAATACATATTTTCTTCATAAATACAATTATCGATTCCCTTGCTGGAATAAATGAGGGATTCTTCATATCTCTCAAGTTTTGACAGTGCCTGGGCAAGGCCATAGAGAATCCTCAGCCAGATTTTTGAATCCTGGACTTGAGGAAGCTCTGTCAACTGGTTCAAAGCTTCATGAAAAAGCTCGACCGCCTTGTCCAGGTTTCCGCTATCCTTTTCGATGATCGC
The window above is part of the Mesobacillus jeotgali genome. Proteins encoded here:
- a CDS encoding sulfurtransferase TusA family protein, whose product is MSISADKVLDAKGLACPMPIVRTKKTMNELEPGQVIEVQATDKGSTTDLKAWAESTGNQYLGTITDGDVLKHYLRKASEEAMNNESPHPHTATLEEVLAKLEGEEKLTILDVRESAEYAFGHIPNAKSIPLGELEQRFNELNPEEDVYIICRSGSRSDMAAKKLAEKGFKKPINVVSGMKDWTGPTETSVEK
- a CDS encoding F510_1955 family glycosylhydrolase, encoding MRYRNKLLAAAFAFMALILTGCADQEEQQETKEKAKNQDTQEPREQAENQGDQEKKKQAEDQQDITSDISEEEFIRKATPQKIEHVHGIGYPGNDDGLYVASHNGLKIYKDGEWLETAAQNHDYMGFQATEDGFFASGHPEKGEDLKDPLGLVKSTDKGRTLEKIAFYGESDFHFLSAGYYNSSLYLINEAANSKMERGVYLSRDQANSWEPVEMKGLESSTLGMMAVHPEKGGTFAMATKDGVFISDDFGKNMNRAGQYELVTAAAFSKKYLYISPVHQQTIQLFRLEAEGTGKAEKLTIPHLNHDNPITYISADPRQEGRIAFMTILNDLYESVDGGKTWKRLLVNGRIEQ
- a CDS encoding VTT domain-containing protein, producing the protein MTLLETLSSQPVWVAIFISLGVSITISVLGVIPSAFVTAANIIYFGFGGGLVLSIIGEAAGAIISFFLYRKGIKKLSQKVPSSKSIKSLERLKNTAGTEAFVLVILLRLFPFAPSGLVTLAASFSKMGASAFMVSSTIGKIPALFIEAYSVNTMLGWKSEYQLAMAVFALLAGVCYYYWKMKMKKRKTEEAE
- a CDS encoding DsrE/DsrF/DrsH-like family protein, translating into MKVAIIASNGGMFDAYKVFNIATAAAATDAEVGIFFTFEGLNLIHKEAHKQLPMPAGTEHFQEGFARENVPPVEQLVEMAAEMGVKMIACQMTMDVMSLQKDQFVDGIDVGGAASFLHFASDADITLTF